Within the Haloarcula rubripromontorii genome, the region TGTCAAGGCCGATCTTCGCGTGCGCGAAGATCGTGCCGGTCTTGTCGTTGAACGTGCGGTCGCAATCCTTACAGAGATACCGTTGATACTCTCGATAGCTGCCGTGTTTGATCACCGATTCAGACCGGCAGCGCGGGCAACAGAGGCCCTCGCGCCAGCGAACCTGCTCCAGCAGGTTCGCGGCGCTCTCCTCTGAACTCAGCAATTCAAATGGGAACATTGCGTCCGGGTGACGCGTTCGCGTCACCCTTGCCCGCTACGCTTTCACAGCGACAGCTCTACCCGACCAACAATCTGCTTCGGAAGAGCGACCCAGAGAACATGGAGGACGACCTGGTGTTCGTCGGGCTGGTCGGGATGATCGACCCGCCACGAGAGGAGGTCGCCGACGCACTCGCGGCAACCGAGCGGGCCGGAATTGATGTGAAGATGATAACCGGCGACAACGTCCGCACGGCTGCCGCGATTGCAGGGGAACTCGGGATGCACCAAGAGGTGACAGAGGGGCGTGAACTCGATGGGTTGGACGATGAAGAACTCGCAGAGCGGGTCGAGGAGGTCACCGTGTTCGCTCGGACGTCTCCCGAACACAAAGTGCGTATCTTGCGGGCACTCCAGGAGAACGGTCACATCGTCGCGATGACGGGTGACGGTGTCAACGACGCGCCAGCGCTGAAAAACGCTGACGTCGGCGTCGCAATGGGAATCCGGGGGACCGACGT harbors:
- a CDS encoding IS1/IS1595 family N-terminal zinc-binding domain-containing protein produces the protein MFPFELLSSEESAANLLEQVRWREGLCCPRCRSESVIKHGSYREYQRYLCKDCDRTFNDKTGTIFAHAKIGLD